In Streptomyces sp. NBC_00414, a single window of DNA contains:
- a CDS encoding cytochrome P450 — MAAITPKSFNPWDQTFVADPYPAYAELRAHGRAHYYEPTNQWLIPHHTDVSTLLRDRRLGRTYQHRFTHEDFGRTAPPPEHEPFHVLNDHGMLDLEPPDHTRIRRLVSKAFTPRTVERLRPYVDRLASELVGELVAEGGGDLLTVVAEPLPVAVIAEMLGIPESERAQLRPWSADICGMYELSPSKETARKAVRASVEFTEFLQELIAVRRKEPGDDLISGLIAAYDEGDRLTEQEMISTCVLLLNAGHEATVNATVNGWWALFRHPEQLAALRADRGLVGTAVEELMRYDTPLQLFERWVLDEIEVDGTVIPRGSEVALLFGAANHDPAVFAEPEVLDLSRAENPHISFSAGIHYCIGAPLARIELAASMGALLDQAPSLRLAAEPSRKPNFVIRGLEGLLVEV, encoded by the coding sequence ATGGCAGCCATCACCCCCAAGTCCTTCAACCCCTGGGACCAGACCTTCGTGGCGGACCCGTACCCCGCGTACGCGGAACTCCGCGCCCACGGCAGGGCCCACTACTACGAGCCCACGAACCAGTGGCTGATCCCGCACCACACGGACGTGTCGACGCTGCTGAGGGACCGCAGGCTGGGCCGGACCTACCAGCACCGGTTCACGCACGAGGACTTCGGACGGACAGCGCCCCCGCCCGAGCACGAGCCGTTCCACGTGCTCAACGACCACGGCATGCTCGACCTGGAACCGCCGGACCACACCCGGATCAGGCGGCTGGTGTCGAAGGCGTTCACCCCGCGTACGGTCGAGCGACTGCGACCGTACGTGGACCGGCTGGCGTCCGAGCTGGTGGGCGAGCTGGTCGCGGAAGGCGGCGGCGACCTGCTGACGGTCGTCGCCGAACCCCTCCCGGTGGCGGTGATCGCGGAGATGCTGGGGATCCCGGAGTCCGAGCGGGCGCAGTTGCGGCCCTGGTCGGCGGACATCTGCGGGATGTACGAGCTGAGCCCGTCCAAGGAGACGGCCCGGAAGGCGGTGCGGGCGTCGGTCGAGTTCACCGAGTTCCTGCAGGAGCTGATCGCCGTGCGGCGCAAGGAGCCCGGGGACGACCTGATCTCGGGGCTGATCGCGGCGTACGACGAGGGGGACCGGCTCACCGAGCAGGAGATGATCTCGACCTGCGTGCTCCTGCTGAACGCGGGCCACGAGGCGACGGTGAACGCCACGGTGAACGGCTGGTGGGCGCTGTTCCGGCACCCGGAGCAGCTGGCGGCACTGCGCGCGGACCGGGGGTTGGTGGGTACGGCGGTGGAGGAGCTGATGCGGTACGACACCCCGTTGCAGCTGTTCGAGCGGTGGGTGCTGGACGAGATCGAGGTGGACGGGACGGTGATTCCGCGGGGGAGCGAGGTGGCGCTGCTCTTCGGGGCGGCCAACCACGACCCGGCGGTGTTCGCCGAGCCGGAGGTGTTGGACCTGTCGCGTGCGGAGAACCCGCACATCTCCTTCAGCGCGGGTATCCACTACTGCATCGGGGCGCCGCTCGCCCGGATCGAACTCGCGGCGTCCATGGGGGCGTTGCTGGATCAGGCTCCTTCGCTTCGGCTCGCGGCCGAGCCTTCGCGGAAGCCGAACTTTGTGATCCGGGGGTTGGAGGGGCTGCTTGTCGAGGTCTGA